One window of the Streptomyces sp. NBC_00259 genome contains the following:
- a CDS encoding GNAT family N-acetyltransferase, which yields MSESVARILAAAARGDFPPQDGRTTVVPQPGARDAGVLAFTAHSVVFTDEDPQWVRGALAAAASDPLAASMNPGFLHALMTRTGRSMNTIDLLTVADARPGPPGLALREIEDPAHPRVARALKYRDEVRVWAADGGVLVLGRGVAGRWEAAIEVDLEARGAGLGVELALAARHLVPGTHIWAQQSPGNARSVRTFQQAGYRPVGSEALLTAG from the coding sequence ATGAGCGAATCGGTGGCACGGATCCTGGCAGCGGCCGCGCGCGGAGACTTCCCGCCGCAGGACGGCCGTACCACCGTGGTCCCGCAGCCCGGTGCGCGGGACGCGGGCGTGCTGGCCTTCACGGCGCACTCGGTGGTGTTCACCGACGAGGATCCGCAGTGGGTACGGGGCGCCCTGGCCGCCGCGGCGAGCGATCCCCTCGCCGCGAGCATGAACCCCGGTTTCCTGCACGCCTTGATGACCAGGACCGGCCGTTCCATGAACACCATCGATCTGCTGACCGTCGCCGACGCACGTCCCGGGCCACCGGGGCTCGCGCTGCGGGAGATCGAGGACCCGGCGCATCCGCGGGTCGCACGGGCGCTCAAGTACCGCGACGAGGTACGGGTGTGGGCCGCGGACGGCGGGGTGCTGGTGCTGGGCCGCGGGGTCGCCGGGCGCTGGGAGGCCGCGATCGAGGTCGACCTGGAGGCTCGTGGCGCGGGACTGGGGGTGGAGCTCGCGCTCGCGGCACGCCATCTGGTCCCCGGCACACACATCTGGGCCCAGCAGTCACCCGGAAACGCCCGCAGCGTACGGACGTTCCAGCAGGCCGGCTATCGACCGGTCGGCTCCGAGGCCCTGTTGACCGCCGGCTGA
- a CDS encoding EF-hand domain-containing protein, with translation MADIESARKAFDRFDLNGDGLISAAEYKSAMAQLGDFHVTETVAEAVIKTKDGNGDGMLTFDEFWASIDQA, from the coding sequence GTGGCGGACATCGAGTCGGCACGTAAGGCCTTCGATCGATTCGACCTGAACGGCGACGGGCTGATCTCTGCCGCCGAGTACAAGAGCGCCATGGCGCAGCTCGGCGACTTCCACGTGACCGAGACGGTCGCGGAAGCTGTCATCAAGACCAAGGACGGCAACGGCGACGGCATGCTGACCTTCGACGAGTTCTGGGCGTCGATCGACCAGGCCTGA
- a CDS encoding L-serine ammonia-lyase, whose protein sequence is MAISVFDLFSIGIGPSSSHTVGPMRAAGLFARRLKNEGVLAHTTAVRAELYGSLGATGHGHGTPKAVLLGLEGESPRTVDVETADDQVERIKATKRINVLGAHEIDFDFDEDLVLHRRKALPYHANGMTLWAYDAEGATLMEKTYYSVGGGFVVDEDAVGEDRIKLDDTVLKYPFRTGDELLRLARETGLSISALMLENEKAWRTEEEIREGLLDIWRVMQACVSRGMSREGILPGGLKVRRRAATTARKLRSEGDPLALSMEWITLYAMAVNEENAAGGRVVTAPTNGAAGIIPAVLHYYMNFVPGADEDGVIRFLLAAGAVGMLFKENASISGAEVGCQGEVGSACSMAAGALAEVLGGSPEQVENAAEIGMEHNLGLTCDPVGGLVQIPCIERNGMAAVKAVTAARMAMRGDGSHKVSLDKVIKTMKETGADMSVKYKETARGGLAVNIIEC, encoded by the coding sequence GTGGCCATCTCGGTCTTCGACCTGTTCTCGATCGGCATAGGCCCGTCCAGCTCCCACACGGTCGGCCCGATGCGAGCCGCCGGCCTGTTCGCCCGCCGGCTGAAGAACGAGGGCGTGCTCGCCCACACCACCGCGGTACGGGCCGAGCTGTACGGCTCGCTGGGGGCGACCGGCCACGGCCACGGCACCCCGAAGGCCGTCCTGCTGGGCCTGGAGGGCGAGTCCCCGCGCACCGTCGACGTCGAGACCGCCGACGACCAGGTCGAGCGCATCAAGGCCACCAAGCGGATCAACGTGCTCGGGGCACACGAGATCGACTTCGACTTCGACGAGGACCTCGTCCTGCACCGCCGCAAGGCGCTCCCGTACCACGCGAACGGCATGACCCTGTGGGCGTACGACGCCGAGGGCGCCACGCTGATGGAGAAGACGTACTACTCGGTAGGCGGCGGCTTCGTCGTCGACGAGGACGCCGTCGGCGAGGACCGGATCAAGCTGGACGACACCGTGCTGAAGTACCCCTTCCGCACCGGTGACGAGTTGCTGCGGCTCGCCCGCGAGACCGGCCTGTCGATCTCCGCGCTGATGCTGGAGAACGAGAAGGCCTGGCGCACCGAGGAGGAGATCCGCGAGGGCCTGCTGGACATCTGGCGGGTCATGCAGGCCTGTGTCTCGCGCGGCATGTCCCGCGAGGGGATCCTGCCGGGCGGTCTGAAGGTGCGCCGCCGGGCCGCCACCACCGCGCGCAAGCTGCGCTCCGAGGGCGACCCGCTGGCGCTCTCGATGGAGTGGATCACGCTCTACGCGATGGCCGTGAACGAGGAGAACGCGGCGGGCGGCCGCGTCGTCACCGCCCCGACGAACGGCGCCGCGGGCATCATCCCCGCGGTCCTGCACTACTACATGAACTTCGTGCCCGGCGCCGACGAGGACGGGGTGATCCGCTTCCTGCTGGCGGCCGGAGCGGTCGGCATGCTCTTCAAGGAGAACGCGTCGATCTCCGGCGCCGAAGTCGGCTGCCAGGGCGAGGTCGGCTCGGCGTGCTCCATGGCGGCCGGCGCGCTCGCCGAGGTGCTCGGCGGCTCCCCGGAGCAGGTGGAGAACGCCGCGGAGATCGGCATGGAGCACAACCTGGGCCTGACCTGCGACCCGGTCGGCGGCCTCGTGCAGATCCCGTGCATCGAGCGCAACGGCATGGCGGCGGTCAAGGCCGTCACGGCGGCCCGGATGGCGATGCGGGGCGACGGCAGCCACAAGGTCTCCCTGGACAAGGTCATCAAGACCATGAAGGAGACCGGCGCGGACATGTCCGTGAAGTACAAGGAGACCGCGCGCGGCGGTCTCGCGGTGAACATCATCGAGTGCTGA
- the glyA gene encoding serine hydroxymethyltransferase, protein MSLLNTSLHELDPDVAAAVDAELHRQQSTLEMIASENFAPVAVMEAQGSVLTNKYAEGYPGRRYYGGCEHVDVVEQIAIDRIKELFGAEHANVQPHSGAQANAAAMFALLKPGDTIMGLNLAHGGHLTHGMKINFSGKLYNVVAYHVDDATGQVDMAEVERLAKESKPKLIVAGWSAYPRQLDFAAFRRIADEVGAYLMVDMAHFAGLVAAGLHPNPVPHAHVVTTTTHKTLGGPRGGVILCTSELAKKINSAVFPGQQGGPLEHVIAAKAVSFKVAASEEFKERQQRTLDGSKIIAERLVQDDVKQAGVSVLSGGTDVHLVLVDLRHSELDGQQAEDRLHEVGITVNRNAVPNDPRPPMVTSGLRIGTPALATRGFQAEDFREVADVIAEVLKPSYDAEALKARVSALAAKHPLYPGL, encoded by the coding sequence ATGTCGCTTCTCAACACCTCTCTCCACGAGCTCGACCCGGATGTCGCCGCCGCCGTCGACGCCGAGCTCCACCGTCAGCAGTCCACCCTGGAAATGATCGCCTCGGAGAACTTCGCCCCGGTCGCGGTCATGGAGGCACAGGGCTCCGTCCTCACCAACAAGTACGCCGAGGGCTACCCGGGCCGCCGCTACTACGGCGGCTGTGAGCACGTCGACGTGGTCGAGCAGATCGCCATCGACCGCATCAAGGAGCTGTTCGGCGCCGAGCACGCCAACGTCCAGCCGCACTCGGGTGCCCAGGCCAACGCGGCGGCGATGTTCGCGCTGCTCAAGCCGGGCGACACGATCATGGGTCTGAACCTCGCCCACGGCGGGCACCTGACCCACGGCATGAAGATCAACTTCTCCGGCAAGCTCTACAACGTGGTCGCGTACCACGTCGACGACGCCACCGGCCAGGTCGACATGGCCGAGGTCGAGCGGCTCGCCAAGGAGTCCAAGCCGAAGCTGATCGTGGCCGGCTGGTCCGCGTACCCGCGCCAGCTGGACTTCGCCGCGTTCCGCCGGATCGCGGACGAGGTCGGCGCGTACCTGATGGTCGACATGGCCCACTTCGCGGGTCTGGTCGCGGCCGGTCTGCACCCGAACCCGGTGCCGCACGCCCATGTCGTGACCACGACCACGCACAAGACGCTGGGCGGCCCGCGCGGTGGCGTGATCCTCTGCACCTCCGAGCTGGCCAAGAAGATCAACTCCGCGGTCTTCCCCGGCCAGCAGGGCGGTCCGCTGGAGCACGTCATCGCGGCGAAGGCGGTCTCCTTCAAGGTCGCGGCCTCCGAGGAGTTCAAGGAGCGCCAGCAGCGCACCCTGGACGGCTCGAAGATCATCGCCGAGCGTCTGGTCCAGGACGACGTCAAGCAGGCGGGTGTCTCGGTCCTGTCCGGCGGCACGGACGTCCACCTGGTCCTGGTGGACCTGCGACACTCGGAGCTGGACGGCCAGCAGGCCGAGGACCGGCTCCACGAGGTCGGCATCACGGTCAACCGCAACGCGGTCCCGAACGACCCCCGTCCGCCGATGGTCACCTCGGGCCTGCGTATCGGTACGCCGGCGCTCGCCACCCGCGGTTTCCAGGCGGAGGACTTCCGTGAGGTCGCCGACGTCATCGCCGAGGTGCTCAAGCCGTCGTACGACGCCGAGGCCCTGAAGGCACGCGTCTCGGCGCTGGCCGCGAAGCACCCGCTTTACCCTGGTCTGTAA
- the gcvH gene encoding glycine cleavage system protein GcvH → MSNPQQLRYSKEHEWLSAAEDGVSTVGITEHAANALGDVVYVQLPEVGDTVTAGETCGELESTKSVSDLYSPVTGEVVAANQDVVDDPSLVNSAPFEGGWLFKVRVAEEPKDLLSAAEYTDFAS, encoded by the coding sequence ATGAGCAACCCCCAGCAGCTGCGTTACAGCAAGGAGCACGAGTGGCTGTCGGCCGCCGAGGACGGCGTGTCGACGGTCGGCATCACGGAGCATGCGGCGAACGCCCTCGGCGATGTCGTGTACGTCCAGCTCCCGGAGGTCGGTGACACGGTGACCGCGGGCGAGACCTGCGGTGAGCTGGAGTCGACCAAGTCGGTCAGCGACCTGTACTCCCCGGTGACCGGCGAGGTCGTCGCGGCCAACCAGGACGTCGTGGACGACCCGTCGCTGGTGAACTCCGCCCCGTTCGAGGGTGGCTGGCTGTTCAAGGTGCGCGTCGCGGAGGAGCCGAAGGACCTGCTCTCCGCCGCCGAGTACACCGATTTCGCCAGCTGA
- the gcvT gene encoding glycine cleavage system aminomethyltransferase GcvT: MSNAPRLTALDALHRSLGATMTDFAGWDMPLRYASERDEHNAVRTKAGLFDLSHMGEITVTGPQAAALLDHALVGNIGGVAVGRARYTMICREDGGILDDLIVYRLGETEYMVVANASNAQIVLDALAERAGGFDAAVRDDRDAYALIAVQGPESPGILKSLTDADLEGLKYYAGLPGTVAGVPALIARTGYTGEDGFELFVEPQHAEKLWKALTEAGEPVGLVPCGLSCRDTLRLEAGMPLYGNELTTSLTPFDAGLGRVVKFEKEGDFVGRAALEAAAERAADNPPRKLVGLIAEGRRVPRSGMSVVAGGEVVGEVTSGAPSPTLGKPIAIAYVDAAHAEAGSEGVGVDIRGTHEPYEVVALPFYKRQK, from the coding sequence ATGAGCAACGCCCCCCGTCTCACCGCCCTCGATGCCCTGCATCGCTCGCTGGGCGCGACGATGACCGATTTCGCCGGCTGGGACATGCCGCTGCGATACGCGAGTGAGCGCGACGAGCACAACGCCGTACGCACCAAGGCCGGTCTGTTCGACCTCTCCCACATGGGCGAGATCACCGTCACCGGGCCGCAGGCCGCAGCCCTGCTGGACCACGCGCTGGTCGGGAACATCGGCGGCGTCGCCGTCGGCCGTGCCCGCTACACGATGATCTGCCGTGAGGACGGCGGCATCCTCGACGACCTGATCGTCTACCGCCTCGGCGAGACCGAGTACATGGTCGTCGCCAACGCCTCGAACGCGCAGATCGTCCTGGACGCCCTCGCCGAGCGGGCGGGCGGCTTCGACGCGGCTGTACGCGACGACCGTGACGCATATGCGCTCATCGCCGTACAGGGCCCCGAGTCCCCCGGCATCCTCAAGTCGCTCACCGACGCCGACCTGGAGGGACTGAAGTACTACGCGGGCCTCCCCGGCACCGTCGCCGGCGTCCCCGCCCTGATCGCCCGTACCGGCTACACCGGCGAGGACGGCTTCGAGCTGTTCGTCGAGCCGCAGCACGCGGAGAAGCTGTGGAAGGCGCTGACCGAGGCGGGAGAGCCGGTCGGTCTCGTCCCCTGCGGTCTGTCCTGCCGCGACACGCTGCGCCTGGAGGCGGGCATGCCGCTGTACGGCAATGAGCTGACCACCTCGCTCACCCCCTTCGACGCGGGTCTGGGGCGGGTCGTGAAGTTCGAGAAGGAAGGCGACTTCGTCGGGCGTGCGGCTCTCGAGGCCGCCGCCGAGCGTGCCGCGGACAACCCGCCGCGCAAGCTCGTCGGCCTGATCGCCGAGGGCCGCCGGGTGCCGCGCTCGGGCATGTCCGTGGTCGCCGGCGGCGAGGTCGTCGGCGAGGTCACCTCCGGTGCCCCGTCCCCGACCCTGGGCAAGCCGATCGCGATCGCCTACGTGGACGCGGCGCACGCCGAAGCGGGCAGCGAAGGCGTGGGCGTCGACATCCGCGGTACCCATGAGCCGTACGAGGTCGTGGCGCTCCCCTTCTACAAGCGCCAGAAGTAG
- a CDS encoding AAA family ATPase — protein MTLHRTGAYPATAGVPARPRVPARPGAPRRELLGVATDTPVVRDLRERGGRGPRVLAFGRGDVVVISGLPGSGKSTLIRRTAEGGGIDSQDARDRWARWMPRRLPYAVYRPLVRLAHYAGLWRALHSGASVVVHDCGTQSWVRRWLAREARRRGRALHLLLLDVTPDVARAGQRERGRGVSGYAFARHRRAVGRLIRDAERGRLPAGCASAVLLDREGASALSRIAFTEAP, from the coding sequence ATGACGTTGCATCGGACCGGTGCGTATCCGGCGACGGCCGGGGTGCCCGCCCGGCCACGAGTTCCGGCTCGGCCGGGTGCGCCACGGCGCGAGCTCCTGGGTGTCGCCACGGACACGCCGGTCGTGCGTGACCTGCGGGAACGGGGCGGGCGCGGCCCGCGCGTGCTCGCCTTCGGCCGCGGGGACGTGGTGGTGATCTCCGGGCTGCCCGGAAGCGGGAAGTCCACGCTGATCCGGCGCACGGCCGAGGGCGGCGGGATCGACTCGCAGGACGCCCGCGACCGCTGGGCCCGCTGGATGCCACGGCGGCTGCCGTACGCCGTCTACCGCCCGCTCGTCCGTCTGGCCCACTACGCCGGGCTGTGGCGCGCACTGCACTCCGGAGCGAGCGTGGTCGTCCACGACTGCGGGACGCAGTCCTGGGTGCGGCGCTGGCTGGCCCGCGAGGCCCGCCGCCGTGGCCGTGCCCTCCACCTCCTCCTGCTGGACGTGACCCCGGACGTCGCCCGCGCGGGCCAGCGGGAGCGCGGCCGGGGCGTCTCCGGCTACGCCTTCGCCCGCCACCGGCGCGCGGTGGGCCGCCTCATCCGCGACGCGGAGCGCGGCCGCCTTCCCGCGGGCTGTGCCTCCGCGGTCCTCCTGGACCGCGAGGGCGCCTCGGCCCTCTCCCGCATCGCCTTCACCGAGGCGCCCTGA
- a CDS encoding enhanced serine sensitivity protein SseB, protein MDTTWPANELEEVLAASVGNPAAGGRLVEVLARSAVWVPLPNGGGPDSPGLDLPTLEIDGAPYVPVFSSQHQFLLCMGDQMSGTVAPAVEFARGLPPQLGIAVNPGGAVGVPLPPPAVAELCRGGRTALDGSASGGRVRLFEPDWQEEPVDFLAAAAGEFESTRVVQTARRVLASVEGGDPVLFVGVQLSAFDDPDRTAPMDALGRALGRVAVKWPVNLVLLDIAQDPVGDWMLNRVRPFYTRQYA, encoded by the coding sequence GTGGACACGACATGGCCCGCCAATGAGCTCGAAGAGGTGCTCGCCGCCTCGGTCGGCAACCCCGCGGCCGGTGGCCGCCTCGTCGAGGTGCTGGCCCGCAGCGCCGTCTGGGTGCCCCTGCCCAACGGCGGCGGCCCCGACAGCCCCGGCCTCGACCTGCCGACCCTGGAGATCGACGGCGCGCCGTACGTCCCCGTCTTCAGCTCCCAGCACCAGTTCCTCCTCTGCATGGGCGACCAGATGTCCGGCACCGTCGCGCCGGCCGTCGAGTTCGCCCGCGGGCTGCCCCCGCAGCTCGGTATCGCCGTGAACCCCGGCGGCGCCGTGGGCGTACCGCTCCCACCGCCCGCCGTCGCCGAGCTGTGCCGGGGAGGTCGTACGGCACTGGACGGTTCGGCGAGCGGCGGCCGCGTCCGGCTCTTCGAACCGGACTGGCAGGAGGAGCCGGTCGACTTCCTCGCCGCCGCCGCGGGCGAGTTCGAGTCCACCCGGGTCGTGCAGACCGCCCGCCGGGTGCTGGCCAGCGTCGAGGGCGGCGACCCCGTCCTCTTCGTCGGCGTCCAGCTCTCCGCCTTCGACGACCCCGACCGCACCGCGCCCATGGACGCGCTCGGCCGCGCGCTCGGCCGCGTCGCCGTGAAGTGGCCGGTCAACCTCGTGCTGCTGGACATCGCCCAGGACCCGGTCGGCGACTGGATGCTCAACCGGGTACGGCCGTTCTACACCCGCCAGTACGCGTAG
- a CDS encoding enhanced serine sensitivity protein SseB C-terminal domain-containing protein encodes MSASGTAAAGQVEHMLRQVTPGRYDAYEALLHALSDGRVWMLLWHGRAGSPDAQYGNMEVDGLGYAPCVTSAQELSASGWTRSHEVVGGVDIARALYPDRWGIWLNPHAPGGGVGIPWADLRRIATGLDRMPAGPLRLSEPAIEIPQFFALLTQNAHRTPAVRSLRRAWVQPALGAPYLAIGLDLYDTGQQSVDTVRAMMQQSIAAVPDGLPVSTVAMSDEYDPVTMWLRANARPFYDREAHAAPPEQPGYGYPPPTAQYR; translated from the coding sequence GTGAGTGCGTCAGGCACCGCTGCGGCCGGGCAGGTCGAGCACATGCTGCGCCAGGTGACGCCCGGGCGCTACGACGCGTACGAGGCGCTCCTGCACGCCCTCTCCGACGGCCGGGTCTGGATGCTCCTCTGGCACGGCCGGGCGGGCTCCCCCGACGCCCAGTACGGAAACATGGAGGTGGACGGCCTCGGCTACGCGCCCTGTGTCACCTCCGCGCAGGAGCTCTCCGCCTCCGGCTGGACCAGGTCGCACGAAGTGGTCGGTGGCGTCGACATCGCCCGCGCCCTCTACCCCGACCGCTGGGGTATCTGGCTCAACCCGCACGCGCCGGGCGGCGGCGTCGGCATCCCCTGGGCCGATCTGCGCCGGATCGCCACCGGCCTCGACCGGATGCCCGCCGGGCCGTTGAGGCTTTCCGAGCCGGCCATCGAGATCCCGCAGTTCTTCGCCCTCCTCACGCAGAACGCCCACCGCACCCCGGCCGTCCGCTCGTTGCGCCGCGCCTGGGTGCAGCCCGCGCTCGGCGCCCCGTATCTCGCCATCGGCCTCGACCTGTACGACACGGGCCAGCAGTCCGTCGACACGGTGCGCGCGATGATGCAGCAGTCGATCGCCGCCGTCCCGGACGGACTCCCGGTGTCCACCGTCGCCATGTCCGACGAGTACGACCCGGTGACCATGTGGCTGCGGGCCAATGCCCGCCCCTTCTACGACCGTGAGGCCCACGCCGCGCCGCCCGAGCAGCCGGGCTACGGCTACCCGCCACCCACCGCCCAGTACCGCTGA
- a CDS encoding ABC transporter substrate-binding protein produces MPIFKSRAVRVITAAVAVGLIATGCSSERDKGGDKGDAKDTFVFGAPGDPGSLDPALASDGETFRVTRQAFEALLEHESGGSKLVGGLAEKWSADPAGKVWTFNLRKGVKFHDGEAFNAAAVCANYDHWFNWTGTYQSSAVSYYWQTIMGGFAKNEDKETPKANYKSCTAKDENTAVIEVNETSANLPGGFSLQALAIHSPKALAEYKKQDATAKGDAITYPKYSQEAGTVAGTGPYKIAKWNKGNKEVTLERFDDYWGEKAKVKNLVIRTIDTEDGRRQALQAGDIDGYDLVAPADIKTLESAGFKVPTRDVFNLFYLGMSQEKNPALKKPAVRQAIAHAIDRENLVKTQLPEGGKVATQFMPDTVAGFSENVKKYPFDTAKAKSLLASAGAGNLSIDFCYPTEVTRPYMPAPQDIFELIKADLEKAGVTVTPKPMKWAPDYLDATEAGSCSLHMLGWTGDFNDGYNFIGTWFAEYDKQWGFKDPKVFAAVKAGSIEADPTKRVDLYKKANEAIMEYLPGVPLSSSPPAIAFGKNVNPPKVSPLTQENFAEVSFK; encoded by the coding sequence ATGCCAATATTCAAGTCCAGAGCCGTCAGGGTGATAACGGCGGCCGTCGCGGTCGGCCTCATCGCCACGGGTTGCTCGAGCGAGCGCGACAAGGGCGGCGACAAGGGTGACGCCAAGGACACCTTTGTCTTCGGCGCTCCGGGCGACCCGGGCTCCCTGGACCCGGCCCTCGCGAGCGACGGTGAGACGTTCCGCGTCACCCGTCAGGCCTTCGAGGCGCTGCTGGAGCACGAGTCCGGCGGCAGCAAGCTCGTCGGCGGTCTCGCCGAGAAGTGGTCGGCCGACCCGGCCGGCAAGGTCTGGACCTTCAACCTCCGCAAGGGCGTCAAGTTCCACGACGGCGAGGCGTTCAACGCGGCCGCGGTCTGCGCCAACTACGACCACTGGTTCAACTGGACGGGCACGTACCAGTCGAGCGCGGTCTCGTACTACTGGCAGACCATCATGGGCGGCTTCGCGAAGAACGAGGACAAGGAGACGCCGAAGGCGAACTACAAGTCCTGCACCGCCAAGGACGAGAACACCGCGGTCATCGAGGTCAACGAGACCTCGGCCAACCTGCCCGGCGGCTTCTCGCTCCAGGCCCTCGCCATCCACTCGCCGAAGGCGCTGGCGGAGTACAAGAAGCAGGACGCGACCGCCAAGGGCGACGCGATCACGTACCCCAAGTACAGCCAGGAGGCCGGCACGGTCGCCGGCACCGGCCCGTACAAGATCGCGAAGTGGAACAAGGGCAACAAGGAAGTCACCCTCGAGCGCTTCGACGACTACTGGGGCGAGAAGGCCAAGGTGAAGAACCTGGTCATCCGCACGATCGACACCGAGGACGGCCGCCGTCAGGCGCTGCAGGCCGGTGACATCGACGGCTACGACCTGGTCGCCCCCGCCGACATCAAGACGCTGGAGAGCGCCGGCTTCAAGGTGCCGACCCGTGACGTCTTCAACCTCTTCTACCTCGGCATGTCCCAGGAGAAGAACCCGGCGCTGAAGAAGCCCGCCGTGCGCCAGGCCATCGCGCACGCCATCGACCGCGAGAACCTGGTCAAGACCCAGCTGCCCGAGGGCGGCAAGGTCGCCACGCAGTTCATGCCCGACACGGTCGCCGGCTTCTCCGAGAACGTGAAGAAGTACCCCTTCGACACGGCCAAGGCCAAGTCGCTGCTCGCCTCCGCGGGCGCGGGCAACCTGTCGATCGACTTCTGCTACCCGACCGAGGTCACCCGCCCGTACATGCCTGCTCCGCAGGACATCTTCGAGCTGATCAAGGCCGACCTGGAGAAGGCCGGCGTCACGGTCACCCCGAAGCCGATGAAGTGGGCCCCGGACTACCTGGACGCCACCGAGGCCGGTTCCTGCTCCCTGCACATGCTCGGCTGGACCGGTGACTTCAACGACGGCTACAACTTCATCGGCACCTGGTTCGCCGAGTACGACAAGCAGTGGGGCTTCAAGGACCCGAAGGTCTTCGCCGCGGTGAAGGCGGGCTCCATCGAGGCCGACCCGACCAAGCGTGTGGACCTCTACAAGAAGGCCAACGAGGCCATCATGGAGTACCTGCCGGGCGTGCCGCTGTCCTCCTCGCCGCCGGCCATCGCCTTCGGCAAGAACGTCAACCCGCCGAAGGTCTCCCCGCTGACGCAGGAGAACTTCGCCGAGGTCTCCTTCAAGTAG
- a CDS encoding ABC transporter permease has translation MLRLVVRRLLQLIPTLLGLSVLLFIWLNRLPGGPASAILGERATEAEVARINRALGLDQPLYVQYGRFLKRIFELDLGTSTQTGQPVWDEFVLRFPATVELSVAAMLIAVAVGIPLGYLAARKRGGWIDVASVSGSLVGICIPVFFLALLLKGIFAVNLGLFPSFGRLETGLDATTVTGFAVLDGVLTGEFDASWDAIMHLVLPAIALSSIPLAVIVRMTRASVLEVLGEDYVRTAESKGLERRVVRGRHILRNALLPVVTTIGLLTGSLLSGAVLTESVFSFGGIGDFIRKAIDARDYPVLVGFIMFIATVYVLINLLVDLAYSVIDPRVRVH, from the coding sequence GTGTTGCGACTCGTCGTACGACGACTGCTACAGCTGATACCCACCCTGCTCGGCCTGTCGGTTCTGCTCTTCATCTGGCTGAACCGGCTGCCCGGCGGACCCGCCTCAGCGATCCTGGGCGAGCGGGCGACCGAAGCCGAAGTGGCACGCATCAACCGCGCGCTCGGACTCGACCAGCCGCTCTACGTCCAGTACGGACGCTTCCTCAAGCGGATCTTCGAGCTCGACCTCGGCACGTCGACCCAGACCGGACAGCCGGTGTGGGACGAGTTCGTCCTGAGATTCCCCGCCACCGTGGAGCTCAGCGTCGCGGCGATGCTGATCGCCGTGGCGGTCGGCATCCCGCTCGGCTACCTCGCCGCCCGCAAGCGCGGCGGCTGGATCGACGTGGCCTCGGTCTCCGGGTCGCTCGTCGGGATCTGCATCCCGGTCTTCTTCCTCGCCCTGCTCCTCAAGGGCATCTTCGCGGTCAACCTCGGGCTCTTCCCCAGCTTCGGCCGCCTCGAGACAGGACTCGACGCCACCACGGTGACCGGATTCGCCGTCCTCGACGGTGTCCTCACCGGTGAGTTCGACGCCTCCTGGGACGCGATCATGCACCTGGTGCTGCCCGCGATCGCCCTCTCCTCCATCCCGCTCGCCGTCATCGTCCGGATGACCCGCGCCAGCGTGCTGGAGGTACTCGGCGAGGACTATGTCCGCACCGCCGAATCCAAGGGCCTGGAGCGCAGGGTCGTCCGCGGCCGGCACATCCTGCGCAACGCGCTGCTGCCCGTGGTCACCACGATCGGTCTGCTGACCGGCAGCCTGCTGTCGGGCGCGGTGCTCACCGAATCGGTGTTCTCCTTCGGTGGCATCGGCGACTTCATCCGCAAGGCGATCGACGCCCGCGACTACCCGGTGCTCGTCGGCTTCATCATGTTCATCGCGACCGTGTACGTCCTGATCAACCTGCTGGTCGACCTCGCGTACAGCGTCATTGATCCGAGGGTGCGGGTGCACTGA